In Indicator indicator isolate 239-I01 chromosome 29, UM_Iind_1.1, whole genome shotgun sequence, the following are encoded in one genomic region:
- the C29H17orf75 gene encoding protein Njmu-R1, translating to MLPALPDGDERELESSEEGGGAGEERRAERHGSTYHSFYGYRSCRSSQQGADSGDGSPSSAAAETPSSEDFSLSLLDTNLPAEAETELRSFIAKRLTKGALFEGMGNVATVGLSIPECKVGCYYCRFQQENVSETATLESDISAPEYVVCFLGGSEKGLELFRLELDKYIQSLKISLGSEQKTLETCVKPYLRSWFENAICPIQRVVQLFQEKLAFLLHAALSYTPVEVKNADEKTEKDISRFLAAASLQGLVQEGTMTSLCIAMTEEQHKSMIIDCSGPQPQLHNAGSNRFCEDWMHAFVNGAEGGNPFLFQQILENFKLKAIQDINNLKRFIRQAEMNHYALFKCYMFLKNCGSGDILLKIVKVEHAEMPEAKNVVTVLEEFTRETSVA from the exons ATGCTGCCGGCGCTGCCGGACGGCGATGAGCgggagctggagagcagcgAGGAGGGCGGCGGCGCGGGCGAGGAGCGGCGGGCAGAGCGGCATGGCAGCACCTACCACAGTTTCTACGGCTACCGGAGCTGCAG ATCCTctcagcagggagcagacagTGGGGATGGCAGTCCCAGCAGCGCGGCGGCAGAGACACCCTCCAGCGAAGACTTTAG CCTCTCTTTGCTGGACACCAATTTACCAGCTGAAGCAGAGACTGAACTGCGCAGTTTCATTGCCAAGCGCCTTACGAAAGGAGCCCTCTTTGAAGGAATGGGGAATGTAGCCACAGTGGGGCTGAG CATACCAGAGTGTAAAGTTGGTTGTTATTACTGTCGTTTCCAAcaagaaaatgtttcagaaaCGGCAACACTGGAATCAGACATCAGTGCTCCAGAATATGTGGTTTGTTTCTTAGGTGGCTCAGAGAAAGGTCTGGAACT CTTCAGACTTGAGCTGGACAAATACATTCAAAGTCTAAAGATAAGCCTTGGTTCAGAG CAGAAAACTTTGGAGACCTGTGTTAAACCCTACTTGAGAAGCTGGTTTGAGAATGCCATATGCCCTATTCAGAGGGTGGTGCAGCTCTTCCAGGAGAAATTGGCCTTCCTCTTACATGCT gctTTGAGTTACACTCCTGTGGAAGTGAAAAATGCAgatgaaaaaacagaaaaggacaTTAGCAG GTttctggcagctgccagcctccaaGGACTTGTTCAGGAAGGCACAATGACCTCCTTGTGTATTGCCATGACTGAGGAACAGCACAAATCAATGATTATAGACTGCAGCGGACCTCAGCCTCAGTTGCATAATGCAG GAAGCAACAGATTCTGTGAGGACTGGATGCATGCTTTTGTGAATGGTGCTGAAGGAGGAAACCCATTTCTCTTCCAGCAGATTTTGGAAAACTTCAAACTGAAG GCTATTCAAGACATTAACAACCTGAAGCGGTTCATCCGGCAGGCTGAAATGAACCACTATGCCCTGTTCAAGTGTTACATGTTCCTGAAGAACTGTGGCAGTGGAGACATCCTCCTGAAGATTGTCAAAGTGGAACATGCAGAAATGCCAGAAGCCAAAAACGTAGTGACCGTCCTTGAGGAATTCACGAGAGAAACATCAGTGGCTTAA